From Phacochoerus africanus isolate WHEZ1 chromosome 13, ROS_Pafr_v1, whole genome shotgun sequence, a single genomic window includes:
- the LOC125113571 gene encoding F-box only protein 36-like isoform X1 — translation MTSLLPSVLYETEGRAPAPSKDFHHLAITKTEVIWKSRMISLHPDQEKMLPREERHNLASRITQCQACGMPIGRKVMGKTWQIQKVFGKEVLDYSLNLCQGKFDLLVRMPDNIILQIFPFLDLDDIGQRSKTCKKFQKLCSDEKFWEKFRTSQDKHAFDTKKIGITIYKKKLLAFHQNAASRSSHGEKTESIFLN, via the exons ATGACTTCTCTCCTTCCCAGCGTTCTGTACGAGACTGAAGGCAGGGCTCCCGCTCCAAGCAAGGACTTCCACCACCTGGCCATCACCAAAACTGAG GTTATCTGGAAGTCACGGATGATTTCTCTCCACCCAGACCAAGAAAAAATGCTCCCAAGAGAG GAGAGGCATAACCTTGCCAGCAGAATAACACAGTGTCAAGCTTGTGGAATGCCTATAGGAAGAAAAGTCATGGGAAAAACCT GGCAGATACAGAAAGTGTTTGGGAAAGAAGTATTGGATTATTCCTTGAATCTGTGTCAGGGAAAATTTGATTTGTTAGTTCGCATGCCTGACAACATAATCCTACAGATCTTCCCCTTTCTTGATTTGGATGACATTGGGCAGCGGtcaaaaacctgcaaaaaattCCAAAAG ctgtGTAGCGATGAAAAATTCTGGGAGAAATTTAGAACTTCACAAGATAAACATGCTTTTGATACAAAGAAAATAGGAATAACCATTTACAAGAAGAAACTGCTAGCTTTCCACCAAAATGCAGCCAGCAGAAGCTCAcatggagagaagacagagagCATTTTTCTAAACTGA
- the LOC125113571 gene encoding F-box only protein 36-like isoform X2, whose protein sequence is MQRTHQPGTSPSQVIWKSRMISLHPDQEKMLPREERHNLASRITQCQACGMPIGRKVMGKTWQIQKVFGKEVLDYSLNLCQGKFDLLVRMPDNIILQIFPFLDLDDIGQRSKTCKKFQKLCSDEKFWEKFRTSQDKHAFDTKKIGITIYKKKLLAFHQNAASRSSHGEKTESIFLN, encoded by the exons ATGCAGAGGACCCATCAGCCTGGGACCAGTCCTTCTCAG GTTATCTGGAAGTCACGGATGATTTCTCTCCACCCAGACCAAGAAAAAATGCTCCCAAGAGAG GAGAGGCATAACCTTGCCAGCAGAATAACACAGTGTCAAGCTTGTGGAATGCCTATAGGAAGAAAAGTCATGGGAAAAACCT GGCAGATACAGAAAGTGTTTGGGAAAGAAGTATTGGATTATTCCTTGAATCTGTGTCAGGGAAAATTTGATTTGTTAGTTCGCATGCCTGACAACATAATCCTACAGATCTTCCCCTTTCTTGATTTGGATGACATTGGGCAGCGGtcaaaaacctgcaaaaaattCCAAAAG ctgtGTAGCGATGAAAAATTCTGGGAGAAATTTAGAACTTCACAAGATAAACATGCTTTTGATACAAAGAAAATAGGAATAACCATTTACAAGAAGAAACTGCTAGCTTTCCACCAAAATGCAGCCAGCAGAAGCTCAcatggagagaagacagagagCATTTTTCTAAACTGA